Proteins encoded by one window of Vidua chalybeata isolate OUT-0048 chromosome 8, bVidCha1 merged haplotype, whole genome shotgun sequence:
- the LOC128791164 gene encoding killer cell lectin-like receptor subfamily B member 1C, translating into MRRILCPPRESEGCRLCTVGWMLIGAKCYWISDGMNPWNKSREDCRDRGSALLVPWDQDELEFLNETLQKPTRHFWIGLSVPAAGTGWTWENGSDLDQDRFQLDFGKQPGACGTLKGNEISPQNCDTRLQWICHKESAEI; encoded by the exons ATGCGGAGGATCCTGTGCCCGCCCCGAG AGAGCGAGGGATGCCGGCTGTGCACCGTGGGCTGGATGCTGATCGGGGCCAAGTGCTACTGGATTTCCGACGGGATGAACCCTTGGAACAAGAGCCGGGAGGACTGCAGGGACCGGGGCTCCGCGCTGCTGGTGCCCTGGGATCAGGATGAGCTG GAATTCCTGAATGAAACCCTGCAGAAACCCACACGGCACTTCTGGATCGGCCTCTCGGTGCCTGCGGCCGGGACGGGCTGGACGTGGGAGAACGGCTCCGACCTCGACCAGGACCG GTTCCAACTGGACTTCGGGAAGCAACCCGGAGCCTGTGGAACGCTCAAGGGGAATGAGATCAGCCCTCAGAACTGCGACACAAGGCTGCAGTGGATCTGCCACAAAGAATCTGCCGAGATCTGA